From the Candidatus Cloacimonadota bacterium genome, the window ATACAATGTTACTGAAATTTATTTAATCGATGAAAAAGGTACAATATTTAATACTTCATTTGCTCCGGATATGAATTTTAACCTTTTCTCAATTGAAAAAAAATTCACTGATTTCCTGATATCCATTTACGGAAAAGGAAAAATATTCAAACAGAGAATTGGTATTTCCAATAAAACCGGAATTCTAAACACTTATGCTTATTATAGTCCTCCCGGAAGTGATTATATTTTAGAAGTTTCCGTAAAAATCCAAGATTACATTAAAGAGAATTATTCAGAAGAATATTATAATATGGTCTTTAAAGACCTGTTTTCTACAACCGTAAAACTTAACAATTATCTGAAAAGTTTTGATATTTATCGGATCAATAATATTTCCGGTTGGTCTTTTATTAATGAAGGAAAAAAGTTTGATAAAGATAAAAGCCTGATCCTTAATTTAAAACCTGGAAAAGAATTAAAGATCAAAAAAGGAAGAATGGAAACGAGCTATTTTATTCCAAAAATAAAAAAAGCTGATTTTGATTTCGTGAAAGAAATGTACCTCGAAGTAGTATACGATTTTAGTTTTATAAATCGTTTTGTGACTAATATCATCTTTTATGCAATTTGCTCATATATTCTGATCATGTCTCTTGTTTTTATGATCTCATCAAAATTATTCAATGAACTTATTGTAAAACGGGTTCTCATGATAAATACAGGATTAAAAAATATCGAACATGGAAAATATGGTACAAAGTTGGAAATTGATGGAAAAGATGAATTAACAACTATATCTAAAAATATAATGAATATGTCTGAAAAAATTCATGCGCGGGAATTACAATTAAAAAAAAGCAAAGAGAGATATAGAACATTACAAGCAAATATTCCTGTTGGGATTTTCAGGTTAACTCGACAAGGAAAATTCTATTCACTCAATCCGGCTTTGATTCAGATGTTTGGTTATGAATCCGAAGAAGAAATTAAAAAGGCAAATATAAACGATCTTTATCATGATTCTAATCAGAGAAAAATTTTATTGAAAATGCTTATTTCTAAAAAAATAGTAAAAAATTTCAATACTGAACTAACGCGAAAAGACGGAAAGATTTTCTGGGGTTCGATCAGTATTAAAATGATTACAGATGATCAAGGAAATACTCTATATTTTGATGGGATAATCGAGGATATCACTGAAAGAAAGAGAGCTGAAGAATTGATCCGGGCATCTTTGAATGAAAAAGAGGTACTGCTTCAGGAAGTTCATCATCGCGTAAAAAATAATATGCAGGTCATTTCCAGTCTGTTGAGCCTTCAGTCAAGATTCATCAAAGACAAAGATGATCTCGAAATCTTTAAAGAAAGTCAGAACCGAGTCAGATCAATGTCTCTTGTGCATGAAAAACTATATCAGTCGGAAAACCTGGCAAAAATTGATTTTGCAGAATATATTGAGAGTCTGACACGAAGTTTATTCATTTCTTATGGAATTAGTAAGGAATTGA encodes:
- a CDS encoding PAS domain S-box protein; amino-acid sequence: MKNKVILYLLILVFGSTLFITLAIGSYAKAKVNSVLKNQKEQLFQQIKSDFQLFDRLLLHIEEDINISIEKSISSINDELDTKKKREEMSQQELKKLAQKYNVTEIYLIDEKGTIFNTSFAPDMNFNLFSIEKKFTDFLISIYGKGKIFKQRIGISNKTGILNTYAYYSPPGSDYILEVSVKIQDYIKENYSEEYYNMVFKDLFSTTVKLNNYLKSFDIYRINNISGWSFINEGKKFDKDKSLILNLKPGKELKIKKGRMETSYFIPKIKKADFDFVKEMYLEVVYDFSFINRFVTNIIFYAICSYILIMSLVFMISSKLFNELIVKRVLMINTGLKNIEHGKYGTKLEIDGKDELTTISKNIMNMSEKIHARELQLKKSKERYRTLQANIPVGIFRLTRQGKFYSLNPALIQMFGYESEEEIKKANINDLYHDSNQRKILLKMLISKKIVKNFNTELTRKDGKIFWGSISIKMITDDQGNTLYFDGIIEDITERKRAEELIRASLNEKEVLLQEVHHRVKNNMQVISSLLSLQSRFIKDKDDLEIFKESQNRVRSMSLVHEKLYQSENLAKIDFAEYIESLTRSLFISYGISKELIKLDIQIKNVLMNLTTAIPCSLLINELVTNSLKYAFPGKQKGEILIFMTIDESKTYNLIISDNGIGFPTEIDYKNTDTLGMQLVDTLIIQLKGTLDMIQDKGTTYRISFPEKI